One Terriglobales bacterium DNA segment encodes these proteins:
- a CDS encoding C4-type zinc ribbon domain-containing protein — MNADLEKLIELQRTDAEIQRLQAEIAALPRRVAGIEAKLADARAVVEKAKAAVKANESGRRKLEGEIQAQQQKISKYRDQSLEVKTNEQYKALLQEINFAEGEIRSCEDKILEFMLDSETQEKAIRGAEAELKARTAEVEKEQAEARARTAEDERQLAEWTAKRQALRAGIGDAALSHYDRVLKLRHTALAEVREQQCTACHVLLRPQKYVEVCANEQVLTCDSCGRILYHVAAADAPAAASRPPAAQEDNEQAETPAAQ; from the coding sequence ATGAATGCCGACCTGGAAAAACTGATCGAGCTGCAACGTACCGACGCCGAGATCCAGCGGCTGCAGGCGGAGATCGCTGCCCTGCCCCGCCGCGTGGCCGGGATCGAGGCCAAACTCGCCGACGCCCGCGCGGTGGTGGAGAAGGCCAAGGCGGCGGTGAAGGCCAACGAGTCCGGCCGCCGCAAGCTGGAAGGTGAGATCCAGGCCCAGCAGCAGAAGATCTCCAAGTACCGCGACCAGTCCCTGGAAGTGAAAACCAACGAGCAGTACAAGGCCCTGCTGCAGGAGATCAACTTCGCGGAGGGCGAGATCCGCTCCTGCGAGGACAAGATCCTGGAGTTCATGCTGGATTCGGAGACCCAGGAGAAGGCCATCCGCGGCGCCGAGGCGGAGCTGAAGGCGCGCACCGCCGAGGTGGAGAAGGAGCAGGCGGAGGCCCGCGCCCGCACCGCCGAGGATGAGCGGCAACTGGCGGAATGGACGGCCAAGCGCCAGGCCCTGCGCGCCGGCATCGGCGATGCCGCCCTCTCCCACTACGACCGGGTACTGAAGCTGCGCCACACGGCTCTGGCCGAGGTCCGCGAGCAGCAGTGTACCGCCTGCCACGTGCTGCTCCGTCCCCAGAAATACGTCGAGGTGTGCGCCAACGAACAGGTCCTCACCTGTGATTCCTGCGGCCGCATTCTCTATCATGTCGCCGCCGCCGATGCCCCTGCCGCCGCGTCCCGCCCGCCCGCGGCCCAGGAAGACAACGAGCAGGCCGAGACGCCCGCGGCCCAATAG
- a CDS encoding class I SAM-dependent rRNA methyltransferase: protein MVPAPATVTLRPRGAARLRAGHPWVYRSDLASSGGAAPGALVRVADSRGKLLGSALYSSSSEIAIRLLTPRALAGPGDLLDLLRRRLQAALEYRRRVVRDSDACRLVFSEADGLPGLIVDRYNEILSLQALTQSMDQPAVKEAVVATLVEALTPASVVERVEPRIRELEKLPPRPAGPLYGELTRTVICMNGVRFHYDALGGQKTGLFLDQRENYAAAAHLARGEALDVCCYQGGFALHLARAGCRVTGVDSSRPALEMAEQNAALNSLPEMEWIEGNAFDLLKDYAAAGRRYDTVVLDPPPFARSKSALATALRGYKELNLRALKMLRSGGLLVTCSCSFHVSAGDFLEMLSSAARDAHRSLRLVEQRTQARDHPIVLTIPETSYLKCLISIVSN, encoded by the coding sequence ATGGTGCCGGCCCCCGCCACGGTGACGCTGCGGCCGCGGGGCGCGGCCCGCCTGCGCGCCGGACATCCCTGGGTCTATCGCTCCGATCTGGCTTCCAGTGGCGGCGCCGCCCCCGGCGCCCTGGTGCGCGTAGCCGACTCCCGCGGCAAGCTCCTGGGCAGCGCGCTCTACAGTTCCAGCTCGGAGATCGCGATCCGTCTGCTGACCCCCCGGGCGCTGGCTGGACCCGGCGACCTCCTCGACCTGCTCCGCCGGCGCCTGCAGGCCGCCTTGGAGTACCGCCGGCGGGTAGTCCGTGACTCTGACGCCTGCCGCCTGGTCTTCAGCGAGGCCGACGGGCTGCCCGGCCTCATCGTCGACCGCTACAACGAGATCCTCTCCCTGCAGGCGCTGACCCAGAGCATGGACCAGCCCGCCGTCAAAGAGGCCGTGGTCGCCACCCTGGTGGAAGCGCTCACGCCGGCCTCGGTGGTGGAGCGCGTGGAGCCGCGCATCCGCGAACTGGAGAAGCTGCCGCCGCGCCCGGCGGGACCGCTCTACGGCGAGCTGACCCGCACCGTCATCTGCATGAATGGGGTGCGCTTCCACTACGACGCCCTGGGCGGGCAGAAGACCGGGCTCTTCCTCGACCAGCGCGAGAACTACGCCGCTGCCGCCCATCTCGCCCGCGGCGAGGCCCTCGACGTCTGCTGCTACCAGGGCGGCTTTGCCCTGCATCTGGCGCGCGCCGGCTGCCGCGTCACCGGCGTGGATTCCTCGCGCCCCGCCCTGGAGATGGCCGAGCAGAACGCCGCCCTGAACTCCCTGCCCGAGATGGAGTGGATCGAGGGCAATGCCTTCGACCTGCTCAAGGACTACGCCGCCGCCGGCCGCCGCTACGACACCGTCGTGCTCGATCCCCCGCCTTTCGCCCGCTCCAAGAGCGCCCTGGCCACCGCCCTGCGCGGCTACAAGGAACTCAACCTGCGCGCCCTCAAGATGCTCCGCTCCGGCGGGCTGCTGGTCACCTGTTCCTGCTCTTTCCACGTCAGCGCCGGTGACTTCCTCGAGATGCTCTCCTCGGCCGCCCGCGACGCCCACCGCTCTCTCCGCCTGGTGGAGCAGCGCACCCAGGCCAGGGACCACCCCATTGTTCTCACCATCCCAGAAACGTCCTACCTTAAGTGCCTCATTTCGATAGTAAGTAATTGA
- a CDS encoding tetratricopeptide repeat protein, with protein MPSRSTLLLLLLPALLGLGPSAAAQCTENDRTVQPVDLKVRLWYTNGRPVAERERIQLLNSLETYVGEVFTDNQGEANFRVSPGSYVLRISGPSVEDTTTPVFRLLCNEGTHFENVDVKMKAGSEAESESTVVSPAASGSTVAAVDLNVPEKAHKEFEKGTAALQHNDLAAARKAFEKAIQIYPQYAGAYNNLGLIAMKSGDRAAALAAFQQAVRLNDHYPLACINLARLLLPDKKYSEAQELLSRALSTDPLNLDALTMLADVQLETAHYDQAINTAWKVHSMPHEGYSVVHIMAALAFEARHMPQEAAVEYATYLKESPNGPAAQRAAAALAKLQNQGP; from the coding sequence ATGCCATCCCGCTCGACTCTGCTGCTGCTTCTGCTGCCGGCGCTGCTGGGGCTGGGCCCTTCGGCCGCCGCCCAATGCACGGAGAACGACCGGACCGTCCAACCCGTGGACCTCAAGGTCCGCTTGTGGTACACCAACGGCCGTCCCGTGGCTGAGCGCGAGCGTATCCAACTGCTCAACAGCCTGGAGACCTACGTGGGCGAGGTCTTCACCGACAACCAGGGGGAAGCGAACTTCCGGGTTTCGCCCGGCAGCTACGTCCTGCGCATCAGCGGCCCCAGCGTCGAAGACACCACCACCCCGGTTTTCCGGCTCCTGTGCAACGAAGGCACGCACTTCGAGAACGTAGACGTGAAGATGAAGGCCGGAAGCGAGGCCGAGAGCGAGAGCACAGTCGTCTCCCCGGCCGCTTCCGGGAGCACGGTGGCGGCGGTGGACCTCAACGTCCCGGAGAAGGCCCACAAGGAGTTCGAGAAGGGCACCGCCGCGCTCCAGCACAACGACCTGGCCGCAGCCCGCAAGGCCTTTGAGAAGGCCATCCAGATCTATCCCCAGTACGCCGGCGCCTACAACAATCTGGGCCTCATCGCCATGAAGAGCGGCGACCGTGCCGCCGCCCTGGCCGCCTTCCAGCAGGCGGTGCGCCTCAACGACCACTATCCCCTGGCTTGCATCAATCTGGCCCGGCTCCTGCTCCCCGACAAGAAGTACTCAGAGGCGCAGGAGCTGCTGAGCCGCGCCCTCAGCACCGATCCCCTCAACCTCGACGCCCTGACCATGCTGGCCGATGTGCAGTTGGAGACCGCCCACTACGACCAGGCCATCAATACCGCCTGGAAGGTCCACAGCATGCCTCACGAAGGATATTCGGTAGTCCACATCATGGCCGCGCTCGCCTTCGAGGCCCGCCACATGCCGCAGGAGGCCGCGGTCGAGTACGCCACTTATCTGAAGGAATCGCCCAACGGCCCCGCCGCCCAGCGGGCCGCGGCCGCCCTGGCCAAGCTGCAGAACCAGGGGCCGTAG